In Deferribacter desulfuricans SSM1, the following are encoded in one genomic region:
- a CDS encoding thiamine phosphate synthase: protein MLKILQILDFDTFGDKIFDIAVRVDKFVDFFWLRIKNQNTRFIFDTAKNLTNYIDREKIIISEHCDIASILTLHGAHLNKNSIPTNFIKYTFPNLTIGYSAHSIEEIQTIEADYYTLSPIFNTKKSYPVKPLGLDFKLPKNKKIFALGGINKNNINFIINKGFHGIAGIRFFNELKEMRMLLNRLTCR, encoded by the coding sequence ATGTTAAAAATTTTACAAATTTTAGATTTCGATACCTTTGGTGATAAAATATTTGATATTGCTGTTCGCGTTGATAAATTTGTAGATTTTTTTTGGCTTAGAATCAAAAACCAAAACACAAGATTCATTTTTGATACAGCAAAAAATCTCACAAATTATATAGATAGAGAAAAGATAATAATATCAGAACACTGCGATATTGCCAGTATCCTAACACTTCATGGAGCTCACTTAAATAAAAATTCCATCCCTACTAACTTTATTAAGTATACTTTCCCAAATCTCACAATTGGCTATTCTGCACATAGTATAGAAGAAATTCAAACAATAGAAGCAGACTATTATACCTTGAGCCCTATTTTTAATACAAAAAAGAGCTACCCTGTAAAACCATTAGGTTTAGATTTCAAACTGCCAAAAAATAAAAAAATCTTTGCTCTTGGCGGAATTAACAAAAACAATATAAATTTTATCATAAATAAAGGTTTTCATGGTATAGCAGGGATTAGATTTTTTAACGAATTAAAGGAAATGAGGATGTTGCTTAATAGACTAACATGTAGATAG
- a CDS encoding FAD-dependent oxidoreductase, with product MGKVAKIEGIVNGKRISTQKLLQEIYKKLDEGYTEFEVIGCGQHDIGGPLWDKDGKPLKFKITNPGQRVGSMGMQGTQIIIEGPAPADVGWLNAGAEIILKGDGGDTTAHCAATGKIFVAGRVGTRSGALMKHDPKFPPPEFWVLKNTGSFSFEFMGGGIAVVCGYDCDDYESVLGKRSCVGMVGGTVYVRGPVKDLSDDVWLLDLNDADKDFLAKGLKEFLSKIDRTDLYDKLTQFDQWQKIVAKTYEERQLKLLIPVKDFREHKWVEGGIFGDLIEEDWKVADFVERGDLRLKYPEWRNAKYSAPCEYNCPTYIPTQKRIALLRQGKIKEALELVLDYSPFPASVCGQVCPNLCMDECSRKYVDVPVRIKELGLLSKDVGFDFKPSEEKKEKVAIIGSGASGLSCAWQLRKFGYQVDIYEKDKMVGGKLKQVIPPERLNQEILETEIRRVLNSGVNVKTEVNVDKELFEKLVKEYDAVVIAVGAHNPVILPVEGHERLVKGLDFLKAVNRGEKPKVGEKVVVIGAGNAGMDVVLTAYKLGAKEVVALDIQKPAAFDKEIEEAKKLGAKILWPAYTEKIDDKGVYLKDGRFIEADMVIVSIGDRPDFSFLPPEYLDEEGKVRINEYLQSEVNDKVFVAGDAIKLGLFTHALGDGRKIALNLDRKFRGLSLDDFKKAPVIPQDKMKKEYYPLLNPMAVAEKEPEFEKDRCMSCGFCRDCEMCKDVCPEQAIVRIQNDDGTFEYYSDPNKCIGCGICAGVCPCGIWTMIDNVEKYLEA from the coding sequence ATGGGAAAAGTTGCTAAAATAGAAGGGATTGTAAACGGTAAAAGGATATCAACTCAAAAATTATTGCAAGAGATATATAAAAAACTCGATGAGGGGTATACAGAATTTGAAGTTATAGGTTGTGGTCAGCATGATATAGGTGGGCCTTTATGGGATAAAGATGGAAAACCTTTAAAGTTTAAAATTACAAACCCTGGTCAACGTGTTGGTTCGATGGGGATGCAGGGTACCCAGATTATTATTGAGGGTCCAGCTCCTGCAGACGTGGGTTGGCTTAATGCTGGTGCCGAAATTATTTTAAAGGGGGATGGAGGGGATACCACTGCTCATTGTGCAGCAACAGGTAAAATCTTTGTTGCTGGAAGAGTAGGAACAAGATCTGGTGCATTGATGAAACATGACCCAAAATTTCCACCTCCAGAGTTTTGGGTATTGAAAAATACAGGCTCATTTAGTTTTGAATTTATGGGTGGTGGTATTGCTGTGGTTTGTGGTTATGACTGTGATGATTATGAATCTGTTTTAGGTAAGAGAAGTTGTGTTGGTATGGTTGGTGGGACAGTTTATGTGAGAGGGCCTGTAAAAGATTTAAGTGATGATGTGTGGCTGTTGGATTTAAATGATGCCGATAAAGATTTTCTTGCAAAGGGGTTAAAGGAGTTTTTAAGTAAAATAGATAGAACAGATCTTTATGATAAGCTGACTCAGTTTGATCAATGGCAAAAAATAGTTGCTAAAACATATGAAGAAAGACAGTTAAAATTGTTGATCCCAGTGAAAGATTTTAGAGAACATAAATGGGTTGAGGGTGGTATTTTTGGAGATTTAATAGAAGAAGATTGGAAGGTCGCAGATTTCGTTGAAAGAGGTGATTTAAGATTAAAATATCCTGAATGGAGAAATGCAAAATATTCTGCTCCTTGTGAGTATAATTGCCCTACATATATTCCTACTCAAAAAAGAATAGCACTTTTAAGGCAAGGCAAGATAAAGGAGGCTTTAGAGCTTGTATTGGATTATAGCCCATTCCCAGCATCTGTTTGTGGGCAGGTTTGTCCAAATCTTTGTATGGATGAGTGTTCGAGAAAATATGTTGACGTACCTGTTAGAATAAAAGAGCTTGGTTTATTAAGCAAGGATGTAGGGTTTGATTTTAAACCAAGTGAAGAGAAAAAAGAAAAAGTTGCTATTATTGGATCAGGAGCTAGTGGTCTTTCTTGTGCATGGCAACTGAGAAAATTTGGTTATCAAGTGGATATTTATGAAAAGGATAAAATGGTTGGTGGTAAGTTAAAACAGGTAATTCCACCAGAAAGATTAAATCAGGAGATTTTGGAAACAGAAATCAGGAGAGTCTTGAATTCAGGAGTAAATGTTAAGACAGAAGTAAACGTAGACAAAGAGCTTTTTGAAAAACTAGTAAAAGAATACGATGCAGTTGTAATAGCTGTTGGAGCACATAATCCTGTCATATTGCCGGTTGAAGGGCATGAGAGATTGGTAAAAGGACTCGATTTTTTAAAGGCTGTAAATAGGGGTGAGAAACCAAAGGTTGGTGAAAAAGTAGTTGTAATAGGTGCTGGAAACGCTGGTATGGATGTGGTTTTGACAGCATATAAACTTGGAGCAAAAGAGGTTGTTGCATTGGATATCCAAAAGCCAGCTGCTTTTGATAAAGAGATAGAAGAAGCCAAAAAACTTGGTGCGAAGATATTATGGCCAGCTTACACAGAAAAGATTGATGACAAGGGTGTTTATTTAAAAGATGGAAGGTTTATTGAAGCGGATATGGTTATTGTTTCAATAGGTGATAGGCCAGATTTTTCATTTTTACCACCTGAATATTTAGATGAAGAAGGTAAAGTTAGAATTAATGAATATTTGCAATCAGAGGTTAATGATAAGGTATTTGTAGCAGGTGACGCAATTAAGCTTGGTTTATTTACACATGCACTTGGAGATGGTAGAAAAATCGCATTGAATCTAGATAGAAAATTTAGAGGATTATCTCTTGATGACTTTAAAAAGGCTCCTGTAATTCCTCAAGATAAAATGAAAAAGGAGTATTATCCGCTTTTAAATCCTATGGCTGTGGCAGAAAAAGAGCCTGAATTTGAGAAAGATAGGTGTATGAGTTGCGGTTTTTGTAGGGATTGTGAGATGTGTAAAGATGTTTGTCCTGAACAGGCAATTGTAAGAATTCAAAATGATGATGGGACTTTTGAATATTATAGTGATCCAAATAAATGTATAGGTTGTGGTATTTGTGCTGGAGTTTGCCCTTGTGGAATCTGGACCATGATAGATAATGTTGAAAAGTACTTAGAAGCTTAA
- a CDS encoding glutamate synthase-related protein, translated as MATMRVNELAKDDLFWQIEYKHDRCTLCGRCVAACPFKAIEARVERRRKVISDDITPNPKVIFQTVPVIKQVVDEYNFCRGCGICEKVCPNDAIRPVRNPDHRFQAKYRSVTGDPFKRGGRNNLVTSARTLDKIKIGRISQMTDPSLDAQRHTFDLLAPFGRVLPPQEIPFEIKDGKLVERENTPPVRWIYPIIIGDMSIGALSWRMWEALAIATAYLNEEAGIPIRMCSGEGGVPVRLLKSRYLKYMILQIASGHFGWNRIINAMPDMVEDPAGILIKIGQGAKPGDGGLLQAKKVAKHIQEIRGVPKADLLSPPNHQGLYSIEESVQKMFLSFNAAFKFRVPVAIKVAASATSVSVYNNLLRDPYNIVGGFFLDGIDGGTGAAHEISLDHTGHPIVSKLRDCYLAAVHQGKQGQIPLWAAGGMGKGWNLAADAFKMICLGANGIFTGKLMLQLAGCVGNDNGKCNACNTGLCPVGICTQNPVLVKRLDIDKVAENIVNYFLSVDHELKKLMAPIGNSSLPVGRSDALIATDKAVADRLKIQYAC; from the coding sequence ATGGCAACAATGAGAGTGAATGAACTGGCTAAAGATGATCTTTTTTGGCAGATAGAATATAAACATGATAGATGTACACTTTGTGGTAGGTGTGTTGCAGCTTGCCCTTTTAAAGCAATAGAGGCAAGAGTTGAAAGAAGAAGAAAAGTTATTAGTGATGATATTACACCAAACCCCAAAGTTATTTTTCAAACAGTACCTGTTATCAAACAGGTTGTAGATGAGTATAACTTTTGTAGAGGATGTGGTATTTGTGAGAAGGTTTGCCCTAACGACGCCATTAGACCAGTGAGAAATCCTGATCATAGATTTCAAGCAAAATATAGGTCAGTTACTGGAGATCCATTTAAAAGGGGTGGAAGAAATAATCTTGTTACAAGTGCAAGAACTCTTGATAAAATAAAAATTGGTAGAATTTCTCAGATGACTGACCCATCACTTGATGCTCAAAGACATACTTTTGACTTGCTTGCACCATTTGGCAGAGTTTTACCTCCTCAGGAGATACCATTCGAAATAAAGGATGGGAAGCTTGTGGAAAGGGAAAATACACCTCCTGTGAGATGGATATATCCTATCATAATCGGGGATATGTCCATCGGTGCCCTTTCCTGGAGAATGTGGGAAGCGTTGGCAATTGCTACCGCTTATTTAAATGAAGAAGCAGGAATTCCTATAAGAATGTGTAGTGGGGAAGGAGGGGTTCCTGTTCGCTTACTGAAATCTAGATATCTAAAGTATATGATTTTGCAGATTGCCTCTGGTCATTTTGGTTGGAACAGGATTATTAATGCGATGCCAGATATGGTAGAAGATCCTGCTGGTATTTTAATAAAAATTGGTCAGGGAGCAAAACCTGGAGATGGTGGTTTGTTACAGGCAAAAAAGGTGGCTAAACATATTCAGGAAATTAGAGGTGTTCCTAAAGCAGATCTGTTAAGCCCTCCTAACCATCAAGGGCTTTACTCTATTGAAGAGAGTGTCCAAAAGATGTTTTTATCTTTTAATGCAGCATTTAAGTTTAGAGTACCTGTTGCCATTAAGGTTGCGGCAAGTGCTACAAGTGTTTCGGTATACAATAACTTACTTAGAGACCCATATAATATTGTTGGTGGTTTTTTCCTTGATGGAATTGATGGAGGTACTGGAGCAGCACATGAAATTTCTCTTGATCATACAGGTCATCCTATTGTTTCAAAACTTAGGGATTGTTATTTAGCTGCTGTACATCAGGGTAAGCAGGGGCAAATCCCTCTTTGGGCTGCAGGAGGTATGGGAAAAGGTTGGAATCTGGCAGCTGATGCATTTAAAATGATATGTCTTGGTGCTAATGGGATTTTTACTGGTAAATTAATGCTGCAACTTGCTGGTTGTGTGGGTAATGATAATGGTAAATGTAATGCATGCAATACAGGGCTATGCCCAGTTGGTATTTGTACACAAAATCCAGTGCTTGTAAAAAGACTTGATATAGATAAGGTTGCAGAAAATATCGTAAATTACTTTTTATCTGTTGATCATGAACTGAAAAAGTTGATGGCTCCTATAGGTAATAGTTCACTTCCAGTAGGTCGTTCAGATGCTTTGATAGCTACTGATAAGGCAGTGGCTGATAGGCTAAAAATTCAGTATGCTTGTTAA
- a CDS encoding glutamate synthase, giving the protein MCRIGAIKSRKYLHPSKALKLMRSQQKGHDNSGFAMVMQDLGGVFENYKDLPILSLACTDEGMRIADNILHEAGFVRIMQWAPETHPREWLKIEPMPNYIFLVLQYPKSYKYASKEEKEELLVDIRLKIRKALEVNDEGFVYSFWPDVLTLKEIGDPTDIGEYFGLWEENDELRAKIITAQCRQNTNYDIVRYAAHPFFLQGYTALANGENTFYEKNRDFQKKLYKGYIGFESDSQCFLYTLHYVHKILKWPLMYYKHVITPLPFEEIELREDREVLKKIRASLAHLEINGPNTIIGVLPDGTVFTCCDSKKLRPVVVGYTDDTAIITSEVTGINEILPDRDWEQDIYPNEREMVVINNDLEVQRWQQ; this is encoded by the coding sequence ATGTGTAGAATTGGAGCAATAAAATCTAGAAAATATCTTCACCCTTCAAAAGCTTTGAAATTAATGAGATCTCAACAAAAAGGTCATGATAATTCAGGCTTTGCAATGGTAATGCAGGATTTGGGTGGAGTTTTTGAAAACTACAAAGACTTACCCATTTTATCTTTGGCATGTACTGATGAAGGTATGCGTATTGCAGATAATATATTACATGAAGCTGGATTTGTTAGAATTATGCAATGGGCTCCTGAAACACACCCAAGAGAGTGGCTAAAAATAGAGCCTATGCCAAACTATATTTTTTTAGTTTTGCAGTACCCAAAGAGTTATAAGTATGCCTCAAAAGAGGAAAAAGAAGAGCTTTTAGTAGATATAAGATTAAAAATTAGAAAAGCTTTGGAAGTTAATGATGAGGGATTCGTTTATTCTTTTTGGCCTGATGTTTTGACCTTAAAAGAGATTGGAGATCCTACAGATATAGGTGAATATTTTGGGCTGTGGGAAGAAAATGATGAGTTGAGAGCCAAAATTATCACTGCACAATGTAGGCAAAACACAAATTATGACATTGTAAGATATGCTGCTCACCCCTTTTTCTTACAAGGTTATACCGCTTTAGCAAATGGTGAAAATACTTTTTATGAGAAGAATAGAGATTTTCAAAAGAAATTATACAAGGGATATATCGGGTTTGAATCTGATTCTCAATGTTTTCTTTATACTTTGCATTATGTCCATAAAATTTTGAAATGGCCTTTAATGTATTATAAGCATGTTATTACACCTCTTCCTTTTGAAGAGATAGAATTAAGAGAAGATAGAGAAGTTTTAAAAAAGATTCGAGCATCCTTAGCACATTTGGAAATTAATGGTCCAAATACAATTATAGGGGTTTTACCTGATGGTACAGTGTTTACTTGTTGTGATTCTAAAAAGCTAAGACCGGTTGTTGTGGGTTATACTGATGATACAGCAATTATAACCTCAGAAGTAACTGGTATAAATGAGATTTTACCTGATAGAGACTGGGAGCAAGATATTTATCCAAATGAAAGAGAAATGGTAGTTATTAACAATGATTTGGAGGTTCAAAGATGGCAACAATGA
- the tatA gene encoding twin-arginine translocase TatA/TatE family subunit, which translates to MFGFGMSELILILIIALIVIGPKKLPEVAKALGKGYAEFKKALNEFKEAVNVDLDVESTNTKGKKETLTEIYNSKWEEAILDSNSEENKTSDSKETENIENKNNA; encoded by the coding sequence ATGTTTGGCTTTGGAATGTCAGAACTAATTTTAATATTAATTATAGCTTTAATTGTTATAGGCCCAAAAAAATTACCTGAAGTCGCCAAAGCTTTAGGTAAAGGGTATGCAGAATTCAAAAAAGCATTAAATGAGTTTAAAGAAGCTGTAAATGTGGACTTAGATGTTGAATCAACAAATACCAAAGGTAAAAAGGAAACCCTAACCGAAATTTATAACTCAAAATGGGAAGAAGCAATTTTAGATTCAAACTCTGAGGAAAATAAAACTAGTGATAGCAAAGAAACTGAAAATATAGAGAATAAAAATAATGCTTGA
- the tatC gene encoding twin-arginine translocase subunit TatC: protein MPNVEDKLPLTAHLEELRSRLIKSLVVVVLAFIVCYSQSKYIFDFITAPLVKVLPEKSSLAILKLTEGFFTELKLSLMAAVFFSMPFILYQLWKFIAPGLYAHERRYVVSFVIVSSILFFTGALFAYYIVFPFGFQFFLSYAKGYVIANLSIQWYLSFVVRLIMGFGIIFELPVFTLFLAKMGIVTASMMKKYRRYAIVVIFIAAAILTPPDVFTQMMMAGPLLLLYEISIFVAKIFGKKENIKKEDIYD, encoded by the coding sequence ATGCCAAATGTTGAAGATAAATTACCCCTTACTGCACATCTCGAGGAATTAAGAAGCAGATTAATAAAAAGCTTGGTTGTTGTAGTATTAGCTTTTATTGTATGCTACTCCCAGAGTAAATACATCTTTGACTTTATAACTGCACCTTTAGTAAAAGTTTTACCTGAAAAATCTTCTTTAGCTATTTTAAAGTTAACAGAAGGCTTTTTCACTGAATTAAAACTATCACTAATGGCTGCTGTTTTTTTTAGTATGCCTTTTATCCTTTATCAACTTTGGAAGTTTATTGCTCCTGGACTATATGCTCATGAAAGAAGATATGTTGTATCATTTGTAATAGTATCTTCTATCCTATTTTTTACAGGAGCCTTATTTGCATACTATATTGTTTTCCCTTTTGGTTTCCAATTTTTCTTAAGTTATGCAAAAGGTTATGTTATAGCAAATCTTTCAATCCAATGGTATCTTTCTTTTGTAGTGAGATTGATTATGGGGTTTGGTATTATTTTTGAGTTACCTGTCTTTACATTATTTTTAGCTAAAATGGGTATTGTTACAGCCTCAATGATGAAAAAATACAGAAGATATGCAATAGTAGTAATATTTATTGCAGCTGCAATCCTTACACCACCAGATGTTTTTACTCAAATGATGATGGCCGGTCCATTATTGCTTCTATATGAAATAAGTATCTTTGTTGCAAAAATATTTGGGAAAAAAGAAAACATAAAGAAAGAAGACATATATGACTAA
- the moaA gene encoding GTP 3',8-cyclase MoaA — protein sequence MTNKLVDKFGRFYNYLRISVTDRCNFRCKYCMPQHNFKMLSHSDILSYEDIIFVVKTLTEVGIEKIRITGGEPLVRKNINYLFERLGGLKNIKDLTLTTNGSLLKKYGKTIFDAGVRRINISLDSLKANRYEYITGGFNLSHIIDSINYAKNIGFDPIKINVVAIKGFNDDEILDFCEFAAENKLNVRFIEFMPLESSFEWKKENIITGKEILNLISQKYDLQKIEKSKLAGPAENYLLSNGAKIGIITPISNHFCATCDKLRLTADGKLRPCLLSNYEVDLKPAILNSDKEMLLDLINKSLNLKADKHPVCKNDKNNDFGRNMFEIGG from the coding sequence ATGACTAATAAATTAGTAGATAAATTTGGGAGATTTTACAACTACCTAAGGATATCTGTTACAGATCGGTGTAACTTCCGTTGCAAATACTGCATGCCACAACACAACTTTAAAATGCTATCTCATAGCGACATTCTAAGTTATGAAGATATTATTTTTGTTGTAAAGACATTAACAGAAGTTGGCATAGAGAAAATTAGAATTACTGGCGGTGAGCCACTAGTTAGAAAAAATATCAATTATTTGTTTGAAAGGTTAGGTGGATTAAAAAATATTAAAGACCTAACGTTGACAACAAATGGCTCATTACTAAAAAAGTACGGGAAAACAATTTTTGATGCAGGCGTTAGACGGATAAATATAAGCCTGGATTCACTAAAAGCTAATAGATACGAATATATTACTGGTGGTTTCAATTTATCACATATTATAGATTCTATAAATTATGCTAAAAATATAGGATTTGATCCTATAAAGATAAATGTTGTTGCTATAAAAGGTTTTAATGATGATGAAATTTTAGATTTCTGTGAGTTTGCTGCAGAAAACAAATTAAATGTTCGTTTTATCGAATTTATGCCTCTTGAAAGTTCATTTGAATGGAAAAAAGAAAATATTATAACTGGTAAAGAGATTTTAAATCTAATATCACAAAAATACGATTTACAAAAAATTGAAAAAAGTAAACTAGCTGGCCCTGCAGAAAATTACTTACTATCCAATGGTGCAAAAATAGGAATAATTACGCCAATCTCAAATCACTTTTGTGCTACTTGTGATAAATTACGATTAACTGCAGATGGTAAATTACGTCCATGCCTTCTTTCCAATTACGAAGTTGATTTAAAACCTGCAATCTTAAATTCGGATAAAGAAATGTTATTAGATTTAATTAATAAATCTTTAAATCTTAAAGCTGATAAACACCCTGTTTGTAAAAACGATAAAAATAATGACTTTGGTAGAAATATGTTTGAGATTGGGGGATAA
- the larA gene encoding nickel-dependent lactate racemase has translation MKISYGKGFIDVNINKDYDLYQLKIDSAPLSGKEILERLDNEPIYSENLTYFIKHARKILFIVPDITRKSGLQIFIKDLIEKIETFKKEFSIIFATGTHRKVTDEEKKWILTEEVYNKYKHLLIDHDPDNMDNLVYFGKTKNGTPILLNKAYLEHDTIIPIASVSYHYFAGFGGGRKMILPGIAARKSALNNHKLVLDERNMRKHPLATTGNLKQNPVNDDIVEAVMIARRGKFFFTINTILNDKGEIIDLTCGDLFMSHIEATERLKKYTMITANKKYDTIIVSCGGYPKDINMVQAQKSLDRVIPIAANNANIIFFAECVDGYGNNYFEEFFDITTSEEMFKTLIKDYQINRQTAYSLKIKTENYNVFLYSNFSESDCKRMGFIKINSIEEINNIINNANNIAIVPDAYNVFFNTD, from the coding sequence ATGAAAATATCTTATGGCAAAGGTTTTATTGATGTTAACATAAACAAAGATTATGATTTATATCAATTAAAAATAGATTCTGCTCCACTTTCTGGTAAAGAAATTTTAGAACGATTAGACAATGAGCCTATATACAGCGAAAATCTTACCTATTTTATAAAACATGCTAGAAAAATTCTTTTTATTGTACCTGACATAACAAGAAAATCAGGTTTGCAAATTTTTATAAAAGATTTAATTGAAAAGATAGAAACTTTCAAAAAAGAATTCTCTATAATTTTTGCCACTGGCACACACAGAAAAGTCACTGACGAAGAAAAAAAATGGATACTTACTGAAGAAGTCTATAATAAATACAAACATTTATTGATTGATCACGATCCAGATAATATGGATAATCTTGTATATTTTGGTAAAACAAAAAATGGAACTCCTATTCTTCTTAATAAAGCTTATTTAGAGCATGATACCATAATACCTATTGCATCGGTTAGTTATCACTACTTTGCTGGTTTTGGTGGCGGGAGAAAAATGATTTTACCAGGAATAGCTGCAAGAAAAAGTGCACTGAATAATCATAAGTTAGTTTTAGATGAAAGGAATATGAGAAAACACCCTTTAGCTACAACTGGAAATTTAAAACAAAACCCTGTAAATGATGATATAGTCGAAGCTGTTATGATAGCTAGAAGAGGTAAATTCTTTTTTACTATTAATACAATATTAAATGATAAAGGTGAAATTATAGATTTAACATGCGGTGATCTATTTATGTCACATATTGAAGCAACTGAAAGATTAAAAAAATATACAATGATAACCGCTAATAAAAAATATGACACAATCATTGTTTCTTGTGGTGGATATCCAAAAGATATTAATATGGTTCAAGCTCAAAAATCGTTGGATAGAGTAATCCCAATAGCTGCAAACAATGCAAATATTATTTTCTTTGCAGAGTGTGTTGATGGTTATGGGAATAATTATTTCGAAGAATTTTTTGATATAACAACATCTGAAGAAATGTTTAAAACGTTGATTAAAGATTATCAAATTAATAGGCAAACAGCGTACTCTTTAAAAATTAAAACAGAAAATTATAATGTTTTTCTCTATTCAAATTTTAGTGAATCCGATTGTAAAAGGATGGGTTTTATAAAAATAAATTCAATAGAAGAAATTAATAATATTATTAACAATGCAAACAATATTGCTATTGTCCCTGACGCTTACAACGTTTTTTTCAACACTGATTAA
- the csrA gene encoding carbon storage regulator CsrA, translating into MLVLTRKIGESVIIGDDIEVKVVNVNGKAVRLGIVAPKHISVHRKEIYDAILEENLSAAKKDDITKLSKLIKKSS; encoded by the coding sequence ATGCTTGTATTAACAAGAAAAATTGGCGAAAGTGTAATTATTGGTGATGATATAGAAGTAAAAGTTGTAAATGTTAATGGTAAAGCTGTAAGGTTAGGGATTGTTGCGCCTAAACATATTTCAGTTCATCGTAAAGAAATATATGATGCAATTTTAGAAGAAAATTTATCTGCAGCTAAAAAAGATGATATTACAAAACTATCAAAATTAATTAAAAAAAGTAGTTGA
- the fliW gene encoding flagellar assembly protein FliW, with the protein MSKKALMEKEMEEFILNSKKVGQIKYKESDLITLASPLLGFPDLHDFLLLEDDEYFPFLWFHSVEDPNVAFVVLPVKTYFNDYNPRIPKRELKVLQAKDISDLTFFGIVVVPENPKEATINLKAPLIINLSKKIAKQLILDDDRYEIKTPLFEG; encoded by the coding sequence ATGAGTAAAAAAGCATTAATGGAAAAAGAGATGGAAGAATTTATCTTGAATTCAAAAAAAGTTGGCCAAATTAAATATAAAGAAAGTGATTTAATCACTCTTGCTTCACCTTTGCTAGGTTTCCCAGATTTGCATGATTTCCTCTTGTTAGAAGATGACGAATATTTCCCTTTCTTATGGTTTCATTCTGTAGAAGATCCTAATGTAGCTTTTGTAGTTTTGCCAGTTAAGACTTATTTTAATGATTATAATCCTAGGATACCTAAAAGAGAATTAAAAGTACTTCAGGCCAAAGATATATCTGATTTAACATTTTTTGGTATTGTAGTTGTTCCAGAAAATCCAAAAGAGGCAACCATTAATTTAAAGGCGCCACTTATTATAAATCTTTCAAAAAAGATTGCAAAACAATTAATTTTGGATGATGATAGGTATGAAATTAAAACACCACTTTTTGAGGGATAA